The uncultured Desulfobulbus sp. genome window below encodes:
- a CDS encoding 3-deoxy-7-phosphoheptulonate synthase class II, which produces MSNWSKTSWHNFPALQQPKWPDKQRYDEIVQTISELPPLVFAGEIRDLKSMLAKAVKGEAFLLQGGDCSEEFSRCTAPNIRETLKVLLQMAVVLTYAGNKPVVKVGRIAGQYAKPRSADMENVNGMEIPSYRGDMANSAEPDAEARIPDPGRMLKGYHLSASTLNLLRAFTRGGFGSLHRVQAWNQEFVKQSPMGRSYERMAVQISNAIKFMETIGIETDIPRLKEVQFYTSHEALFLGYEEALTREDSITGGWYDCSAHMLWIGDRTRQLDGAHIEFLRGVRNPLGMKVGPNYDIDTILKIIERLNPENEAGRITLITRFGYREIEKYLPPLLRAVKSSGQQVLWTCDPMHANTFKADSGHKTRDFENILSELRCFFELHWVEGTVPGGVHFELTGDDVTECVGGARKLSDAQLGQRYLTTCDPRLNAEQSLEMAFQIAEMIRSS; this is translated from the coding sequence ATGAGCAACTGGAGCAAAACAAGTTGGCACAATTTCCCAGCCCTGCAACAACCCAAGTGGCCGGACAAACAACGATACGATGAGATCGTTCAGACTATTTCCGAATTGCCTCCCTTGGTTTTTGCTGGTGAAATCAGGGATCTGAAATCAATGCTCGCCAAGGCGGTCAAGGGTGAGGCCTTTTTGCTGCAGGGTGGCGATTGTTCTGAAGAGTTTTCGCGCTGTACGGCTCCCAACATTCGTGAAACGCTGAAAGTTTTGCTGCAGATGGCCGTTGTCTTGACCTACGCGGGCAATAAGCCGGTGGTCAAGGTGGGACGTATTGCCGGTCAGTACGCCAAGCCCCGCTCTGCGGACATGGAAAATGTCAATGGCATGGAGATTCCCAGCTATCGTGGTGATATGGCCAACTCTGCCGAGCCGGATGCCGAGGCGCGTATTCCTGATCCTGGCCGTATGCTCAAAGGGTACCATCTCTCCGCTTCGACGCTCAACCTGCTGCGCGCCTTTACCCGCGGTGGTTTTGGCTCCCTCCATCGTGTGCAGGCCTGGAACCAGGAGTTTGTCAAACAGTCTCCCATGGGGCGTTCCTACGAGCGTATGGCGGTGCAGATCTCCAATGCGATTAAGTTTATGGAAACCATCGGCATCGAAACCGATATTCCACGCCTCAAAGAGGTGCAGTTTTATACCTCCCATGAAGCCTTGTTTCTCGGCTATGAAGAGGCTCTGACCCGTGAAGATTCCATCACCGGTGGTTGGTACGACTGTTCAGCCCATATGCTCTGGATTGGTGATCGGACCCGTCAGCTCGATGGTGCCCATATCGAGTTCCTTCGCGGTGTGCGCAATCCGCTGGGCATGAAAGTCGGGCCCAATTACGATATTGATACCATCTTGAAGATCATTGAGCGCCTCAATCCGGAGAACGAGGCGGGACGTATCACCTTGATTACCCGTTTTGGTTATAGAGAGATTGAAAAATACCTCCCACCGCTTTTGCGCGCCGTGAAAAGCTCTGGTCAGCAGGTGCTCTGGACCTGTGACCCCATGCATGCCAACACCTTCAAGGCGGACTCTGGTCATAAGACCCGTGATTTTGAGAATATTCTCTCAGAGCTGCGTTGCTTTTTCGAGCTGCACTGGGTCGAAGGGACTGTTCCCGGTGGCGTCCATTTTGAGCTGACCGGTGATGATGTCACCGAGTGTGTTGGTGGCGCCCGTAAGCTCTCCGATGCCCAGCTCGGTCAGCGCTATCTCACCACCTGTGACCCGCGGCTCAATGCCGAGCAGTCCCTGGAGATGGCCTTCCAGATTGCGGAGATGATTCGCAGCAGCTGA
- a CDS encoding acetylornithine transaminase, with translation MSNQEWAERGNSVFIGTYNRFPAALVKGSGCKLWDADGKEYLDFLAGIAVCSLGHCHPVITEAIRRQAGELVHVSNLYHTKPQIELAELLVNNSFADRVFMGNSGAEANEAAIKLARIHSGAGKYEIISLSGSFHGRTLAAVAATGQPKFHQGFEPLPQGFVHAEFGDPKAIEALITPQTCAILCEPLQGESGVRPLEEGYLQAIRALCDKHGLLLIFDEVQTGLGRTGTLFCHEQLGVTPDIMTLAKALGNGLPIGAMLTTEVIAASLVPGTHASTFGGNPVAAAAAVEVLKIMLADGFMESVQEKSRYFINKLEEVAQKYPQLATGVRGRGLLLGLLLTDKGIEQGMHIVQKMFEDGGLINFAGNKVLRFVPPLIVSTEEIDAMIEKLCRVFESL, from the coding sequence ATGAGTAATCAAGAATGGGCAGAACGGGGAAATAGTGTCTTTATAGGAACCTATAATCGTTTTCCTGCAGCGCTGGTTAAAGGGAGTGGCTGTAAACTCTGGGATGCAGACGGCAAAGAGTATCTCGATTTTCTTGCCGGCATCGCCGTGTGCTCGCTGGGGCACTGCCATCCGGTGATCACCGAGGCGATCAGGCGCCAGGCCGGAGAGTTGGTCCATGTTTCCAACCTCTATCACACCAAGCCCCAGATTGAGCTTGCTGAACTTCTGGTCAATAACAGTTTTGCCGATCGCGTCTTTATGGGGAACTCCGGTGCCGAGGCCAATGAGGCGGCAATCAAGCTGGCCCGCATTCACTCTGGAGCGGGGAAATACGAGATCATTTCGCTTTCCGGCTCTTTCCACGGGCGTACCCTTGCAGCGGTGGCAGCCACCGGCCAGCCTAAGTTCCATCAGGGCTTTGAGCCGCTGCCCCAGGGGTTTGTCCATGCGGAGTTCGGAGATCCCAAGGCCATTGAAGCACTGATCACCCCGCAGACCTGCGCTATCCTCTGTGAACCGCTTCAGGGAGAGAGTGGGGTGCGCCCCTTGGAAGAAGGGTACCTGCAGGCGATCCGGGCACTCTGTGACAAACATGGGCTCCTGCTGATCTTTGATGAGGTCCAGACCGGTCTTGGCCGAACCGGTACCCTGTTCTGTCATGAGCAGCTTGGCGTGACCCCGGATATTATGACCCTGGCCAAGGCTCTGGGCAACGGTCTGCCCATTGGCGCCATGCTGACCACAGAGGTGATCGCCGCTTCCCTAGTTCCCGGCACCCATGCCTCCACCTTTGGTGGCAATCCAGTGGCTGCGGCTGCTGCGGTTGAGGTGCTGAAGATCATGCTGGCCGATGGGTTTATGGAGTCGGTGCAGGAAAAAAGCCGCTACTTTATCAACAAGCTGGAAGAGGTCGCTCAAAAATATCCACAGCTGGCCACTGGTGTGCGCGGGCGCGGGCTACTGCTTGGTTTGCTGTTGACCGACAAGGGCATTGAGCAGGGCATGCATATTGTCCAGAAGATGTTTGAAGACGGTGGGCTGATCAACTTTGCCGGTAATAAGGTGCTGCGTTTTGTGCCGCCTTTGATTGTCAGCACCGAGGAAATCGACGCCATGATAGAAAAACTCTGCAGAGTCTTTGAGAGTCTGTAA
- the argB gene encoding acetylglutamate kinase — translation MMREEIAKAKVLVESLPYMSEFRGKTVVIKYGGHAMVDETLKRNFALDVILMKYVGINPVIVHGGGPQINRFLEKMQITPSYVQGMRVTDGETMDVVEMVLVGKVNKEIVGLINHCGGKAVGLSGRDGDLVQARKLTIQGKPTSEDRPPELIDIGRVGQVTQINPEILTALDEQDFIPVIAPVGVGEDGQAFNINADLVAGAIAAELNAVKLMLLTDVEGVKDGQGELISTISRDQIDGLIDSGVIQGGMIPKVNCCKSALDGGVAKAHIIDGRQEHAILLEIFTREGIGTELVA, via the coding sequence ATGATGCGAGAAGAGATAGCAAAAGCCAAGGTGTTGGTGGAGTCGCTGCCCTATATGAGCGAGTTCCGGGGGAAAACCGTGGTTATTAAATACGGTGGCCACGCCATGGTCGACGAGACACTCAAGCGCAATTTCGCCCTTGATGTCATCTTGATGAAATACGTTGGTATCAACCCGGTCATCGTTCATGGTGGCGGCCCGCAGATCAACCGCTTTCTGGAGAAAATGCAGATCACTCCTTCCTACGTGCAGGGCATGCGGGTCACCGATGGGGAGACCATGGATGTGGTGGAGATGGTCCTGGTGGGTAAGGTCAATAAAGAAATCGTCGGCCTGATAAACCACTGCGGTGGCAAGGCCGTTGGGCTTTCCGGGCGTGATGGTGATCTGGTTCAGGCGCGTAAGCTCACTATTCAAGGCAAGCCCACCAGTGAGGACCGTCCACCGGAACTCATCGATATTGGTCGGGTTGGCCAGGTGACCCAGATCAATCCGGAGATCCTCACCGCGCTTGACGAACAGGATTTTATCCCGGTTATTGCTCCCGTTGGCGTTGGAGAAGACGGCCAGGCCTTTAACATCAACGCTGATCTGGTGGCCGGTGCCATCGCCGCCGAGCTCAATGCGGTCAAGCTGATGTTGCTCACCGATGTCGAGGGAGTCAAGGATGGACAGGGAGAGCTGATCTCCACCATCAGTCGTGACCAGATCGATGGTCTGATTGACTCTGGAGTGATTCAGGGAGGGATGATTCCCAAGGTGAACTGCTGTAAATCAGCCCTGGACGGCGGAGTGGCCAAGGCACATATTATCGACGGACGGCAGGAGCACGCCATCCTCTTGGAAATTTTTACGCGAGAAGGTATCGGAACGGAGTTAGTGGCATGA
- a CDS encoding type I restriction enzyme HsdR N-terminal domain-containing protein produces the protein MVDTSGHHIVYGELQDYLTGATLQDTDDERVRQDLARRLVEQLGYAKEELEPRLSIVSDYANHVVTTIELTVSVEGKRLFILRYGPGSLVTREKAAIAAARILEPAYRIPLAIVTNGRDAELLETRQGKVLSTGMDCIPTRAQAGQLLQEYSFEPYTDPEKRDQALRILNVFDLEVCCMGSGCIPKPN, from the coding sequence ATGGTTGATACCTCTGGACATCATATTGTCTACGGAGAGCTCCAGGATTATCTCACCGGAGCGACACTGCAGGATACCGACGACGAGCGGGTTCGCCAGGACCTGGCCCGACGTTTGGTTGAGCAGCTCGGCTATGCCAAAGAGGAGTTGGAGCCCCGGCTGAGCATTGTCTCCGACTATGCTAATCATGTGGTGACCACCATCGAGCTGACGGTCAGCGTGGAGGGAAAACGGCTGTTTATCCTCCGTTATGGCCCAGGTTCTCTGGTAACCCGAGAAAAGGCGGCTATTGCTGCGGCTCGTATTCTTGAACCCGCCTATCGTATTCCTCTGGCCATTGTCACCAACGGACGCGATGCAGAGCTCCTGGAAACCAGGCAGGGCAAGGTTTTGTCCACGGGAATGGACTGTATTCCGACTCGAGCCCAGGCTGGTCAATTGTTGCAGGAGTACAGTTTTGAGCCCTATACTGACCCGGAAAAGCGGGATCAGGCTTTACGTATCTTAAATGTTTTTGATCTGGAAGTTTGTTGTATGGGCAGTGGGTGTATCCCAAAACCCAACTAG
- the lptA gene encoding lipopolysaccharide transport periplasmic protein LptA yields MELKKCIRLRMLPLLIIILLFPLSMAAGAEQANKPISIEANRMISQEKDNIVIFLGKVDARQGTLTIRADEMTVYYSAKPTQGKETDPSSSRVEKLICKDNVKVSQDDWLGTGERMDYYALERKVVLQGDAKAWQGQNMVAGKTITYYLDKKRSVVEQDTSKNGRVRAIIHPESK; encoded by the coding sequence ATGGAGCTTAAAAAATGCATTCGCCTGCGGATGCTGCCCCTGCTGATCATCATACTGCTTTTTCCGCTCAGCATGGCAGCTGGCGCCGAGCAGGCAAACAAGCCTATAAGCATTGAAGCAAACCGCATGATCTCGCAGGAAAAAGACAACATCGTCATCTTTCTGGGCAAGGTCGACGCCCGTCAGGGGACTCTGACCATTCGCGCCGATGAAATGACTGTTTATTACAGTGCCAAGCCCACGCAAGGTAAAGAGACTGATCCATCCTCCAGCCGGGTGGAAAAGTTGATTTGTAAGGATAATGTCAAAGTCAGCCAAGACGACTGGCTCGGCACCGGGGAACGGATGGATTACTACGCCCTTGAACGCAAAGTGGTCTTGCAGGGTGACGCCAAGGCCTGGCAGGGACAGAATATGGTTGCCGGTAAAACCATTACGTATTACCTGGATAAAAAACGCTCGGTGGTCGAACAGGATACCTCTAAAAACGGCCGTGTTCGTGCCATTATTCACCCCGAATCCAAATAA
- a CDS encoding 50S ribosomal protein L11 methyltransferase, translated as MLHALQPPILRETMTDNAQNSTSQWLKLSFLCPLPLLEPASDLLGILSGSGVEQSPETDEGATISGFFQLGTNDNGEEVSVESVMSEVQPQLSELFALYAAPLPAFTTALMADEDWATSWQQYFKPFEIVPGLIIKPSWEEFTPADNQQVIEMDPGMAFGTGQHASTQMALALIQDSMSQIQASSAFDVGTGTGILAMASLLFGARHALAIDNDPEAVRVALENIAHNGLAERIAVRTTPVEEVTETFPLVIANIVHDVLIAMAPTLVQRTAQGGHLVLAGILSGIQEENIIQKYEELGCRILNRKYTDEWVSLQFDRR; from the coding sequence ATGCTGCATGCATTACAGCCCCCTATACTTCGAGAAACCATGACAGACAACGCACAAAACAGCACCAGCCAATGGCTGAAACTTTCTTTCCTTTGCCCTCTTCCCCTGCTGGAACCAGCCTCTGATTTACTCGGTATACTCAGCGGGTCGGGCGTTGAGCAAAGTCCAGAAACCGATGAAGGGGCCACCATTAGCGGTTTTTTCCAACTTGGGACAAATGATAATGGCGAAGAGGTGAGCGTGGAATCGGTTATGTCCGAGGTGCAGCCGCAACTTAGCGAGCTTTTTGCCCTCTATGCGGCTCCCCTGCCCGCCTTTACGACAGCACTCATGGCCGATGAGGATTGGGCGACAAGCTGGCAACAGTACTTTAAGCCCTTTGAGATCGTTCCCGGTCTGATCATCAAGCCCTCCTGGGAAGAATTTACCCCAGCGGACAACCAGCAGGTCATTGAGATGGATCCGGGCATGGCCTTTGGAACGGGACAACACGCCTCTACCCAGATGGCACTGGCACTGATTCAGGACAGCATGAGCCAGATTCAAGCCTCATCAGCATTTGATGTCGGTACGGGAACAGGTATTCTTGCCATGGCCTCCCTCCTCTTTGGAGCTCGTCATGCCCTTGCCATTGACAATGACCCCGAGGCAGTCCGTGTCGCCCTGGAAAACATTGCGCATAATGGGCTGGCTGAACGTATTGCCGTGCGTACCACTCCGGTTGAAGAAGTTACAGAAACCTTTCCCCTGGTCATTGCCAACATTGTCCACGATGTCCTTATTGCCATGGCTCCAACCCTGGTACAACGGACAGCGCAAGGTGGTCATTTGGTCCTGGCTGGCATCCTCAGCGGTATTCAGGAAGAGAATATCATCCAAAAGTATGAAGAACTCGGTTGCAGGATCCTCAACAGAAAATACACCGACGAGTGGGTTTCGCTTCAGTTTGACCGCCGATAA
- a CDS encoding manganese efflux pump MntP family protein → MDSLSLIAVAVALAMDAFAVALAAGAVLHPLSFRPCFRLAFHFGLFQALMPVIGWLAGMTVQSFVATWSHWLAFGLLLYIGGRMIYEALTSQEGDERANDPSRGLTMVGLAVATSIDALAVGLSLAMLDVVVWMPALVIGLVAAGFTVLGLFLGTRAGQRWGKRVEVAGGLILIFIGGKILFSALFLERAVLQVSCNLNP, encoded by the coding sequence ATGGATAGTCTTTCTCTGATAGCTGTCGCGGTTGCCCTGGCCATGGATGCCTTTGCCGTGGCCCTGGCAGCCGGTGCAGTCCTGCACCCCTTGAGTTTTCGCCCCTGTTTTCGGCTGGCCTTTCATTTTGGCCTTTTTCAGGCGTTGATGCCGGTCATCGGCTGGTTGGCTGGGATGACTGTCCAGTCCTTTGTTGCAACCTGGAGCCACTGGCTTGCCTTTGGGCTGTTGCTTTATATTGGTGGGCGCATGATCTATGAGGCGCTCACCAGCCAGGAAGGTGATGAGCGGGCCAATGATCCCAGTCGTGGTCTGACCATGGTCGGGCTGGCGGTTGCAACCAGCATCGACGCGCTGGCGGTTGGGCTCTCTCTGGCCATGCTTGATGTGGTGGTCTGGATGCCCGCCCTGGTTATCGGCCTGGTTGCAGCGGGCTTTACCGTGCTTGGCCTCTTTCTGGGCACCCGTGCGGGGCAGCGCTGGGGCAAACGGGTGGAGGTGGCCGGCGGTCTCATTCTCATTTTTATTGGCGGTAAAATTCTTTTTTCTGCCCTCTTTTTGGAGAGGGCAGTTTTGCAGGTGTCTTGTAACCTGAATCCGTGA
- a CDS encoding PTS sugar transporter subunit IIA: MPQLNSDAIILDMKAATKDGALRELAGLAATQCGRFTEEVLYKILLEREAVGSTGVGNGVAIPHGKIDGLDQILLCFGRSRAGIDFNAIDKRDVYLFILMISPAGKGGEYLQTLARVSRILKKSRNRQLLFDYPTREEIVSLFASEDDRPK; encoded by the coding sequence ATGCCCCAACTGAACAGCGATGCTATCATTTTGGATATGAAGGCCGCCACCAAAGACGGGGCCTTACGAGAGCTGGCCGGGCTTGCCGCCACCCAATGCGGGCGTTTCACCGAGGAGGTGCTCTATAAAATCCTCCTGGAACGGGAAGCGGTGGGCTCCACTGGTGTGGGCAACGGAGTGGCCATCCCCCACGGCAAGATAGACGGACTGGATCAGATTCTGCTCTGTTTTGGCCGCAGCCGTGCAGGCATCGACTTCAACGCCATCGATAAGCGTGATGTTTATCTCTTTATCTTGATGATTTCACCAGCAGGAAAGGGTGGAGAATACCTCCAGACCCTGGCTCGGGTCAGCCGCATCCTCAAAAAAAGCCGCAACCGGCAGCTGCTTTTTGATTACCCCACCCGAGAAGAAATCGTCTCACTTTTTGCCTCAGAAGACGATAGACCCAAATAA
- the argF gene encoding ornithine carbamoyltransferase yields MKKHLLSLGDFTREELRALIDRALVLKNEAKQGIRHQQLAGRKICLLFEKPSTRTRVSFEAGMYGLGGQVIFMSAKESQLGRGEPLKDTARVLARYVDAIVVRTFGQNVVEELSKYSAVPVINALTDLHHPCQVLSDMMTVLEKKGSLDATKVAWIGDGNNMANSWIEAASVMGFPLSLACPEGFAPNQEILSKATARCPQGITLTQSPAEAIKGVDVVNVDVWASMGQESEQEERLGLFKDYQLNAELMAQADKDAIFMHCLPAHRGEEVTEEVLEGEQSVIFDQAENKMHIHAAILEHFILGAQK; encoded by the coding sequence ATGAAGAAACATCTGTTGTCATTGGGCGACTTTACACGTGAAGAACTTCGTGCCCTTATTGATCGGGCACTTGTACTGAAAAACGAAGCAAAACAGGGCATTCGCCATCAGCAGCTTGCTGGTCGCAAGATTTGTCTTTTGTTTGAAAAACCTTCCACCCGAACCCGTGTCTCCTTTGAAGCGGGCATGTATGGCCTTGGGGGACAGGTTATTTTTATGTCGGCCAAAGAGTCCCAGCTTGGCCGTGGAGAGCCTTTAAAAGATACAGCTCGGGTACTTGCCCGCTATGTGGATGCCATTGTCGTGCGCACCTTTGGCCAGAATGTGGTTGAAGAGCTGTCAAAATATTCTGCTGTGCCTGTGATCAATGCCTTGACCGATCTGCATCACCCCTGTCAGGTCCTCAGTGATATGATGACGGTGCTCGAGAAGAAAGGATCGCTGGATGCAACCAAGGTGGCCTGGATCGGTGATGGCAACAATATGGCTAACTCCTGGATCGAGGCGGCATCGGTCATGGGGTTTCCTCTGAGCCTTGCCTGTCCTGAAGGCTTTGCTCCGAATCAGGAAATTCTGAGCAAGGCGACTGCCAGATGTCCCCAGGGAATCACCCTGACCCAGAGCCCGGCTGAGGCAATCAAGGGCGTTGATGTGGTCAATGTGGATGTCTGGGCCTCCATGGGCCAGGAATCTGAGCAGGAGGAGCGCCTTGGTCTGTTCAAAGATTATCAGCTCAACGCAGAGTTGATGGCACAGGCGGATAAGGACGCAATATTCATGCACTGCTTGCCTGCACACCGGGGCGAAGAAGTGACCGAAGAGGTGCTTGAAGGGGAGCAGAGTGTGATTTTTGACCAGGCTGAAAATAAAATGCATATTCACGCCGCGATTTTGGAACACTTTATCCTCGGCGCGCAAAAATAA
- the lptB gene encoding LPS export ABC transporter ATP-binding protein, with amino-acid sequence MSERALLETSGLIKEYRKRRVVDQVNLQVPSSSVVGLLGPNGAGKTTTFYSIVGFVRPTGGSILLDGEDITGLPIHKRASRGITYLAQEASVFKKLTVEENIRIVLEPLGLSRLEINRRIEELMAELKLEYLANNKGHGLSGGERRRVEIMRALATRPRFILLDEPFAGVDPLSVADLQGIIRDLKDKGLGVLISDHNVRETLQVCDFAYIMNGGQILTSGAADEVIQSPVARKMYLGDNFKL; translated from the coding sequence ATGTCAGAACGTGCACTGCTTGAAACAAGCGGCCTGATCAAGGAATATCGCAAACGACGAGTAGTGGATCAGGTTAACCTGCAGGTCCCCAGCTCATCGGTGGTTGGCCTCCTCGGCCCCAACGGTGCAGGCAAAACCACTACCTTTTATTCAATAGTGGGTTTTGTGCGGCCGACAGGTGGCTCCATTCTACTGGATGGCGAAGACATTACCGGCCTGCCGATTCATAAACGCGCTTCGCGTGGGATCACCTATCTGGCACAGGAAGCCTCGGTTTTCAAGAAGTTGACCGTGGAAGAAAACATCCGCATCGTCCTTGAACCACTTGGGCTTTCACGCCTTGAAATCAATCGCCGCATCGAGGAGCTGATGGCGGAGCTCAAACTGGAATATCTTGCCAACAACAAGGGCCATGGGCTTTCCGGTGGAGAACGACGAAGGGTCGAGATCATGCGGGCACTGGCTACGCGGCCTCGCTTTATCCTCTTGGACGAGCCCTTTGCCGGTGTTGATCCGCTCTCAGTGGCGGATCTTCAAGGCATTATTCGTGACCTTAAAGACAAGGGGCTGGGGGTTTTGATTTCCGATCACAATGTGCGGGAAACCTTGCAGGTCTGTGACTTCGCCTATATTATGAACGGCGGCCAAATTCTAACCAGTGGCGCTGCCGACGAGGTTATTCAAAGTCCAGTCGCACGAAAGATGTATCTCGGCGATAATTTTAAACTGTAG
- the rpoN gene encoding RNA polymerase factor sigma-54: protein MALELRQNLKLAQKLVMTPQLRQAIKLLQLGRLELTEALQAEIEQNPMLEEAPSLQEQADNPEALNAEENTAKNEAIVTDQIKGDDPSSVAEINWEDYSNSFDTDLSFAHEAPPADAPSQFDFISATPGLDSYLMWQLTHLDLNEKDADLTQFIICNLDGHGFLEATIADIATYGECSEEDAEGCLRIIQSLDPPGIGARDIRESLLLQLDRLDYYDTLPYQIVEEHMGLLQSRNYAQIAREVGSPVKKVMEAVAVIQELTPYPGNEFSNEQTNYVVPDVYLHKIDGEFVIQLNDDGLPQLQLSSEYQQLLKQKGNLNTESRGYLRENKRNAEWFIKSIEQRQRTIYRVMESILKFQHDFFETGPAAMKPLILRDVAEDIGMHESTVSRVTSNKYVHCPQGIYELKYFFSTAVPNADGETVAAEAIKTRIRQLISGENPAKPLSDNKISELLKTENISVARRTVAKYREQMKILPVKHRRQTV from the coding sequence ATGGCTCTTGAACTCAGGCAAAATCTGAAGCTGGCGCAAAAACTGGTAATGACACCCCAGTTACGTCAGGCTATTAAGTTGCTCCAGTTAGGACGCCTTGAGCTTACCGAGGCCCTACAAGCAGAAATTGAACAAAACCCCATGCTTGAAGAAGCTCCTAGTCTGCAGGAGCAGGCAGACAACCCTGAAGCCCTCAATGCCGAAGAAAATACCGCCAAAAATGAGGCAATCGTCACCGATCAGATCAAAGGCGACGACCCATCTTCGGTTGCCGAAATCAACTGGGAAGATTACTCTAACAGTTTCGATACAGATCTTTCCTTTGCCCACGAGGCTCCTCCCGCCGACGCCCCCTCACAGTTTGATTTTATTTCCGCCACTCCGGGCCTGGACTCCTACCTCATGTGGCAGCTGACGCACCTTGATCTTAACGAAAAAGATGCTGATCTGACCCAATTCATCATCTGCAACCTGGATGGTCATGGTTTCCTTGAGGCAACCATAGCCGACATAGCCACTTACGGAGAGTGTAGCGAGGAGGATGCTGAAGGTTGTCTGCGCATCATTCAAAGCCTTGATCCGCCCGGTATTGGTGCCCGTGACATTCGAGAGTCTCTGTTGCTCCAGCTGGACAGACTCGATTATTACGACACCCTCCCCTATCAGATCGTTGAAGAGCACATGGGACTGCTCCAGTCGCGCAATTACGCACAGATTGCCCGTGAGGTTGGTTCTCCGGTTAAAAAAGTGATGGAAGCAGTAGCAGTCATTCAGGAACTGACTCCTTATCCGGGCAATGAGTTTAGCAACGAACAGACCAATTACGTGGTCCCGGATGTTTACCTCCATAAAATTGATGGAGAATTTGTTATCCAGCTTAATGACGATGGCCTGCCCCAGCTGCAGCTCTCCAGTGAGTATCAGCAGCTGCTCAAGCAAAAAGGAAATCTCAACACCGAATCTCGAGGCTATCTGCGTGAAAACAAGCGTAACGCCGAATGGTTCATCAAATCCATAGAGCAACGGCAACGCACGATTTACCGGGTCATGGAATCTATTCTCAAATTTCAGCATGACTTTTTTGAAACCGGGCCAGCGGCCATGAAGCCACTGATCCTGCGTGATGTAGCCGAAGATATCGGTATGCATGAATCCACAGTCAGCCGCGTCACCTCCAACAAGTATGTGCACTGCCCCCAGGGCATTTACGAGTTAAAATATTTCTTCAGCACCGCTGTGCCCAATGCAGACGGTGAGACTGTTGCCGCCGAGGCCATCAAGACCCGTATTCGCCAGCTCATCAGCGGAGAAAACCCTGCCAAGCCCTTAAGTGACAATAAAATCTCCGAGCTGCTGAAAACAGAGAACATCTCGGTTGCTCGGCGCACCGTGGCAAAATACCGGGAGCAAATGAAAATCCTTCCGGTCAAACATCGGCGCCAGACCGTATAA